One window of the Spea bombifrons isolate aSpeBom1 chromosome 8, aSpeBom1.2.pri, whole genome shotgun sequence genome contains the following:
- the LOC128504015 gene encoding ficolin-2-like, producing the protein MWTLGLPVLWLVAAAGGAEDSCPDVKILGVGDSDKLAILRGCPGFPGSPGQKGEGGLSGERGLKGSVGEPGKVGPPGPKGDSGTSEPLYAPRNCKEVLDQGSVLSDWYTIYPDGKRPLKVLCDMHSDGGGWIVFQRRWDGSVDFFRDWNSYKMGFGSALNEFWLGNDNLHTLTSSGTWELRIDLQDFETKKYFAKYASFRILGESEKYKLLLGAYTTGNAGNSLDVHVDMPFSTKDRDSSPGKCANTYYGGWWYNSCHHSNLNGRYLQGQHSSYADGINWVQAKGFNYSFKYSEMKARPV; encoded by the exons ATGTGGACCCTCGGACTGCCGGTACTCTGGCTGGTGGCTGCGGCCGGCGGGGCAGAGGACTCGTGTCCAG ACGTGAAGATATTGGGCGTTGGGGACTCTGACAAGCTGGCTATTCTCAGAGGATGTCCCGGCTTCCCTGGATCTCCTGGTCAAAAGGGAGAAGGCGGTTTATCGGGAGAGCGAG ggCTTAAAGGATCTGTAGGTGAACCTGGCAAAGTTGGACCCCCAGGGCCAAAAG GAGATTCTGGAACATCTGAGCCATTGTATG CTCCGAGGAACTGTAAGGAGGTTCTGGATCAGGGAAGCGTTCTAAGCGACTGGTACACAATATACCCGGATGGCAAACGGCCCCTGAAGGTGTTGTGTGATATGCACAGCGACGGCGGAGGCTGGATC GTTTTCCAGAGACGGTGGGACGGCTCGGTGGATTTTTTCCGGGACTGGAATTCCTATAAGATGGGGTTTGGCAGCGCTTTGAACGAGTTTTGGTTGGGAAATGATAATCTTCATACGCTGACCTCATCAG GCACGTGGGAATTACGCATTGATCTACAGGACTTTGAaacgaaaaaatattttgccaaaTACGCGTCTTTCAGAATTTTGGGAGAGTctgaaaaatacaaattgcTATTAGGAGCTTACACCACGGGTAACGCAG GAAACTCCCTGGATGTTCATGTCGACATGCCCTTCTCCACCAAGGACAGAGATTCCAGCCCAGGCAAATGTGCGAATACGTATTACGGAGGCTGGTGGTATAACAGCTGCCATCACTCAAACCTGAACGGACGGTACCTGCAGGGGCAGCACAGCAGCTACGCCGACGGCATCAACTGGGTACAAGCTAAAGGCTTTAATTACTCGTTCAAATATTCAGAAATGAAGGCTCGGCCCGTATAA
- the SMC1A gene encoding structural maintenance of chromosomes protein 1A: MGFLKLIEIENFKSYKGRQIIGPFRRFTAIIGPNGSGKSNLMDAISFVLGEKTSNLRVKTLRDLIHGAPVGKPAANRAFVSMVYSEDSGEEKIFSRVIVGGSSEYKINNKVVQLAEYSEQLEKLGILIKARNFLVFQGAVESIAMKNPKERTALFEEISRSGELAQEYDKRKKEMVKAEEDTQFNYHRKKNIAAERKEAKQEKEEAERYQRLKDEVARAQVQLQLFKLYHNESEIGKLSKELGSKNKEIDKDKKHMDKVEEELKEKKKELGKIMREQQAIEKEIKEKDAELNQKRPQYIKAKENTSHKIKKLEAAKKSLQNAQKQYKKRKGDMDELEKEMLSVEKARQEFEERMEEESQSQGRDLTLEENQVKKYHRLKEEASKRAATLAQELEKFNRDQKADQDRLDLEERKKVETEAKIKQKLREIEENQKRIEKLEEYIATSKQSLEEQKNLEETLTEEVEMAKRRIDEINSELNQVMEQLGDARIDRQENSRQQRKAEIMESIKRLYPGSVYGRLIDLCQPTQKKYQIAVTKVLGKNMDAIIVDSEKTGRDCIQYIKEQRGEPETFLPLDYLEVKPTDEKLRELKGAKLVIDVIRYEPPHIKKALQYACGNALVCDNVEDARRIAFGGHQRHKTVALDGTLFQKSGVISGGASDLKAKARRWDEKAVDKLKEKKERLTEELKEQMKAKRKEAELRQVQSQAHGLQMRLKYSQSDLEQTKTRHLAMNLQEKSKLESELANFSPRINDIKRIIQSREREMKDLKEKMNQVEDEVFEEFCREIGVRNIREFEEEKVKRQNEIAKKRLEFENQKTRLGIQLDYEKNQLKEDQGKVQTWEQSVKKDDNEIEKLKKEEQRHMKIIDETMAQLQDLKNQHLAKKSEVNDKNHQMEEIRKKLGGANKEMTHLQKEVTAIETKLEQKRSDRHNLLQACKMQDIKLPLSKGTMEDISQGEGGSQGDESVGSSQRSSTVYAREALIEIDYSELSEDFKDAVADDDIKQEMSALHQKLNEQQSILQRISAPNMKAMEKLESVRDKFQETSDEFEAARKRAKKAKQAFEQTKKERFDRFNACFESVATNIDEIYKALSRNSSAQAFLGPENPEEPYLDGINYNCVAPGKRFRPMDNLSGGEKTVAALALLFAIHSYKPSPFFVLDEIDAALDNTNIGKVANYIKEQSMTNFQAIVISLKEEFYTKAESLIGVYPEQGDCVISKVLTFDLTKYPDANPNPGDQ, from the exons ATGGGCTTCCTGAAACTCATCGAGATCGAGAACTTCAAGTCGTACAAGGGACGTCAGATCATTGGCCCCTTCCGCAGGTTTACGGCAATCATCGGGCCCAATGGATCCG GAAAGTCGAATCTCATGGACGCCATCAGCTTTGTGCTGGGCGAGAAAACAAGTAACCTTAGAGTGAAGACTTTAAGAGATCTTATCCATGGAGCCCCGGTGGGGAAACCGGCCGCCAACCGCGCCTTTGTCAGCATGGTGTACTCCGAGGACAGCGGCGAGGAGAAGATCTTCTCCAGGGTTATTGTCG gtgGGTCATCTGAATATAAAATCAACAACAAGGTGGTTCAGCTGGCAGAATACAGCGAGCAGCTAGAGAAGCTGGGAATCCTCATTAAAGCGAGGAACTTTCTGGTGTTTCAG GGAGCTGTGGAGTCCATCGCCATGAAGAACCCCAAGGAGCGTACGGCTCTGTTCGAGGAGATCAGCCGATCAGGGGAGCTGGCACAGGAGTACGACAAACGCAAAAAGGAGATGGTGAAGGCGGAGGAGGACACGCAGTTCAACTATCACCGCAAGAAAAACATTGCAGCGGAGAGGAAGGAAGCTAAGCAGGAGAAGGAAGAG GCGGAGCGGTACCAGCGTCTGAAGGATGAGGTGGCTCGGGCGCAAGTTCAGCTTCAGCTCTTCAAGCTCTACCACAACGAGTCTGAAATTGGGAAGCTGAGTAAGGAGCTGGGctccaaaaacaaagaaattgaCAAGGACAAGAAGCACATGGACAAAGTGGAGGAGGAACTGAAGGAAAAGAAGAAGGAGCTGGGGAAGATTATGAGAGAGCAACAGGCTATAGAGAAGGAGATCAA GGAGAAGGATGCCGAGTTAAATCAGAAACGTCCTCAGTACATCAAGGCCAAAGAGAACACCTCACACAAGATTAAAAAACTAGAGGCTGCCAAGAAATCCCTTCAGAATGCTCAAAAGCAGTACAAGAAGCGCAAAGGGGACATGGACGAACTGGAGAAGGAGATGTTGTCGGTGGAGAAGGCCCGACAGGAGTTTGAGGAGAGGATGGAGGAAGAGAGCCAAAGTCAGGGCCGTGATCTCACTCTGGAAGAGAACCAG GTCAAAAAATACCACCGTCTCAAGGAAGAGGCCAGTAAGAGAGCTGCCACGCTGGCCCAGGAGCTGGAAAAATTCAACAGAGACCAGAAAGCCGACCAAGATCGCCTTGACCTGGAGGAGAGGAAAAAAGTGGAGACGGAG GCGAAAATCAAACAGAAACTGCGTGAAATAGAGGAGAACCAGAAGAGAATTGAAAAGCTGGAAGAGTACATTGCTACCAGCAA GCAATCCCTGGAGGAGCAGAAGAACCTGGAGGAGACTCTGACTGAGGAGGTGGAGATGGCCAAGCGTCGAATTGATGAAATCAACAGCGAGCTGAATCAGGTGATGGAGCAGCTTGGAGATGCTAGGATTGACCGTCAAGAAAACAGTCGACAGCAGCGTAAGGCTGAAATCATGGAGAGCATCAAGAGGCTGTATCCTGGATCAGTG TATGGCCGCTTGATTGACCTCTGTCAGCCAACCCAGAAGAAATACCAGATTGCCGTCACCAAGGTGCTTGGAAAGAACATGGATGCCATCATTGTGGACTCTGAGAAAACAGGAAGAGATTGTATCCAGTACATCAAGGAGCAGCGAGGAGAACCGGAAACCTTCCTTCCACTTGATTACCTGGAG GTGAAACCTACAGACGAAAAACTGCGCGAGCTGAAAGGGGCAAAACTTGTCATTGATGTGATCCGCTACGAGCCTCCACATATTAAAAAAGCTCTGCAGTATGCATGTGGTAATGCGTTGGTATGCGATAATGTGGAAGATGCTCGCAGAATAGCCTTCGGTGGTCACCAGAGACACAAG ACGGTTGCTCTGGATGGCACCTTATTCCAGAAGTCCGGTGTGATATCCGGAGGTGCCAGTGATTTGAAAGCCAAGGCCAGGAGATGGGATGAGAAGGCTGTGGATAAACTCAAGGAAAAGAAAGAACGTTTAACggaggagttgaag GAACAAATGAAAGCCAAGCGTAAGGAGGCTGAGTTGAGGCAGGTCCAGTCCCAGGCTCACGGTCTTCAGATGAGACTTAAATACTCCCAGAGTGACCTGGAGCAGACCAAAACACGTCACTTGGCCATGAATCTACAG GAGAAGTCGAAGCTGGAGAGCGAGCTGGCCAATTTCAGCCCGCGGATCAATGACATCAAGCGAATAATCCAGAGCCGTGAGAGGGAAATGAAAGATCTCAAGGAAAAGATGAACCAG GTGGAGGACGAGGTGTTTGAGGAGTTTTGCCGGGAGATTGGTGTCAGGAACATCAGAGAGTTCGAGGAAGAGAAGGTGAAGCGGCAGAATGAGATCGCCAAAAAGAG GCTGGAGTTTGAAAACCAAAAGACGCGTCTGGGGATCCAGCTAGACTACGAGAAGAACCAGCTCAAAGAGGACCAAGGAAAAGTCCAGACTTGGGAGCAATCTGTAAAAAAAGATGACAATGAAATAGAGAAGTTGAAAAAG GAGGAGCAGAGACATATGAAGATTATTGATGAAACCATGGCCCAGCTGCAGGATCTGAAGAACCAGCACCTTGCCAAAAAATCCGAGGTGAATGACAAGAACCATCAGATGGAAGAGATCCGAAAGAAGCTGGGCGGTGCGAACAA GGAGATGacacatttacaaaaagaaGTCACGGCCATTGAGACTAAGCTGGAGCAGAAACGCAGCGACCGGCACAACTTACTGCAGGCCTGCAAAATGCAAGATATTAAGCTTCCTCTGTCTAAAGGCACAATGGAGGACATCAGCCAAGGAGAG GGTGGGTCCCAGGGAGATGAATCGGTGGGCAGCTCCCAGCGATCCTCAACGGTCTATGCACGAGAAGCTTTGATAGAAATTGACTACAGTGAGTTGTCTGAAGACTTCAAG GATGCTGTGGCCGACGACGATATCAAGCAGGAGATGAGTGCGTTGCACCAGAAGCTGAACGAGCAGCAGAGCATTCTGCAGCGGATCTCTGCTCCCAACATGAAGGCCATGGAGAAACTGGAGAGTGTCAGGGACAAGTTCCAGGAGACCTCAGATG AATTTGAGGCTGCTCGTAAACGTGCCAAGAAGGCCAAACAGGCTTTTGAGCAGACCAAAAAAGAGAGATTTGACCGGTTTAATGCCTGCTTTGAGTCTGTGGCGACCAACATTGATGAGATCTACAAAGCGCTCTCCAGAAACAGCAGTGCGCAG GCTTTTCTCGGACCAGAGAACCCAGAGGAACCATACCTGGATGGGATCAACTACAACTGTGTGGCCCCAGGGAAGCGATTCCGGCCCATGGACAACTTATCTGGAGGAGAGAAAACCGTGGCGGCCCTTGCCTTGCTCTTTGCTATCCATAG CTACAAACCATCACCGTTCTTCGTGCTGGATGAAATTGACGCTGCTCTGGACAACACCAACATAGGAAAG gtGGCTAACTACATTAAAGAGCAGTCGATGACCAACTTCCAAGCCATTGTTATCTCCTTGAAAGAGGAGTTTTACACAAAGGCAGAAAGCTTGATTGGAGTCTACCCTGAG CAAGGGGACTGTGTGATCAGCAAAGTCCTGACGTTTGACCTTACCAAGTATCCCGATGCCAACCCTAACCCCGGTGATCAGTAA
- the FPGT gene encoding fucose-1-phosphate guanylyltransferase → MAAQVPLIPVGLEAARRESHEAGMCDVEEAALQRETRLRLAKFNSMRGKEVKPGEFWDVVVITAADRQQELAYQQQIADKLAQKELPLGVRYHVFSDPPGPKIGNGGSTLYALHCLQQTYPRELETFTVLLIHAGGYSQRLPNASALGKIFTALPLGNPIYQMLELKLALYVDFPGNMNPGVVVTCADDIELYSGGDFQVRFDRNGIIALAHPSTLSIGTTHGVFVLDPPGHTYQDLEYRTCASYLHKPSVQKMRQSGAVNTRGDRSGPHLASEVVYTDSLFYMDHGTARLLTGFFQELGDVGCEIDAYGDFLQALGPDATLEYTENTANVSKAESKLIEVRKKIYFLLRGTPFTVIALNKSKFYHVGTMEEYIYHLTDDPVLGAELGFQSSVFSIFPDRDENGRVCVIQSVLDTKTRVSPCSVIEYSRLGPDVSVGKYCIVSNLCINSRSNIPDKTFLSSISLMIDGRPMYATILVSTEDDLKKNVASLADLKSLRIFGRSFLECLEVWGLGSSDRLFSGDEKSLSLWNARIFPGCVTLQKSVEVALEMLRGLHGQPSASVDGVKRLSIEEILAYKDVKDMLNYRKMLSKEIASEGQKEMLDG, encoded by the exons ATGGCTGCCCAAGTCCCGCTGATACCCGTCGGGTTAGAGGCTGCCCGGCGGGAGTCGCATGAAGCCGGGATGTGTGATGTGGAGGAGGCCGCTCTGCAAAGAGAGACCCGCCTCAGGCTGGCTAAATTCAACTCTATGAGAG gTAAAGAAGTGAAGCCTGGGGAATTCTGGGATGTGGTCGTCATCACAGCAGCCGACAGACAGCAGGAATTGGCTTATCAGCAGCAGATAGCAGACAAGCTTGCGCAGAAGGAGCTTCCTCTTGGAGTACGTTACCACGTGTTTTCTGACCCACCCGGACCAAAAATAG GGAACGGAGGATCCACTCTTTATGCGCTTCACTGCTTGCAGCAGACGTATCCGAGGGAATTGGAAACTTTTACGGTTCTTTTGATCCATGCGG gtggtTATAGTCAACGATTACCAAATGCAAGCGCACTGGGGAAAATATTCACAGCCTTGCCTCTTGGAAACCCGATTTACCAAATGCTGGAGCTCAAATTAGCTCTATATGTCGATTTTCCGGGGAATATGAACCCGGGGGTGGTGGTTACCTGTGCGGACGACATTGAGCTGTACAGCGGCGGGGATTTCCAAGTAAGATTTGACCGAAACGGGATTATTGCTTTAGCTCATCCATCGACGCTAAGCATAGGTACCACTCATGGAGTGTTTGTCCTAGACCCACCGGGTCACACGTACCAAGACCTGGAATATAGAACCTGCGCATCTTACCTACATAAGCCTTCCGTTCAAAAGATGCGGCAATCGGGAGCCGTAAACACCCGAGGAGATCGTTCAGGTCCTCATCTCGCCTCGGAAGTGGTTTATACGGATAGTTTGTTTTACATGGACCACGGGACCGCTAGATTGTTGACTGGATTCTTCCAAGAATTGGGGGACGTTGGGTGTGAGATTGACGCATACGGGGACTTTTTGCAGGCCCTCGGCCCCGACGCTACTTTGGAGTACACAGAAAACACCGCTAACGTTTCAAAGGCAGAATCCAAATTAATCGAAGTCCGAAAAAAGATCTACTTTCTCCTGCGAGGAACACCTTTTACGGTGATAGCGTTGAATAAGTCAAAGTTCTACCACGTAGGTACCATGGAAGAATATATCTATCACTTAACTGATGACCCCGTCCTCGGGGCCGAACTTGGGTTTCAGTCCAGCGTTTTTAGCATCTTTCCAGATCGAGATGAAAACGGGAGAGTATGCGTCATTCAAAGCGTACTAGATACAAAGACCCGCGTCTCGCCGTGTTCCGTGATTGAATATTCCAGGCTTGGTCCTGATGTTTCTGTGGGCAAATACTGCATCGTAAGTAACTTGTGTATAAACAGCAGATCCAACATACCTGACAAAACCTTCCTTAGTTCGATAAGTTTGATGATCGACGGGCGACCAATGTACGCAACCATCCTCGTTAGTACAGAAGATGACTTGAAAAAGAACGTGGCTTCCTTGGCCGACCTGAAATCTCTCCGGATATTTGGAAGGAGCTTCTTGGAATGTTTGGAGGTCTGGGGCCTTGGAAGTTCCGATCGTTTGTTTTCCGGAGACGAGAAGTCCCTGAGTCTGTGGAACGCCAGGATCTTCCCCGGGTGCGTCACGTTACAAAAGTCTGTGGAGGTAGCTCTGGAAATGCTTCGGGGTTTGCACGGCCAACCGTCGGCGAGTGTTGACGGCGTTAAGAGGCTATCGATCGAGGAAATTTTGGCGTACAAAGACGTAAAGGACATGCTGAATTACAGAAAAATGCTTTCCAAGGAAATCGCGTCTGAGGGACAAAAAGAAATGCTGGATGGCTGA